One Cyclopterus lumpus isolate fCycLum1 chromosome 7, fCycLum1.pri, whole genome shotgun sequence DNA window includes the following coding sequences:
- the tead3a gene encoding transcriptional enhancer factor TEF-5 isoform X2, protein MYGRNELIARYIKLRTGKTRTRKQVSSHIQVLARKRVREYQTSIKDQVSKDKALQTVANLSSAQIVSASVMKPQTPFPPPVRFWPGPMPGQPGHSQDIKPFAQPPYTTLPAAVPAPISYEPLPPPRPAAIAAPVWQDRTIASAKLRLLEYSAFMEIQRDRETYKHLFVLIGPSNPGYSDPVLESIDVRQIYDKFSEKKGGLKELYEKGPHNAFFLVKFWADLSSDIEEGAGVFYGVSSQYSGTENITISVSTKVCSFGKQVVEKVETEYAHMEGGKYVFRINRSPMCEYMINFIHKLKHLPEKYMMNSVLENFTILQVVSNRETQETLLCIAFVFEVSTSEHGAQYHVYRLVND, encoded by the exons ATGTATG GTCGAAATGAGCTGATAGCTCGCTATATCAAGCTACGAACAGGGAAGACGCGCACACGCAAACAG GTGTCTAGTCACATTCAGGTTCTGGCACGTAAGAGGGTACGAGAATACCAGACCAGCATCAAG GACCAGGTATCCAAAGACAAAGCATTGCAGACAGTAGCCAATCTCTCATCAGCTCAGATTGTGTCTGCTAGTGTAATGAAACCCCAGACTCCGTTTCCACCACCAGtcaga TTTTGGCCCGGCCCTATGCCAGGACAGCCTGGACATTCTCAGGA CATCAAGCCCTTTGCACAGccaccatacactacactaccAGCCGCTGTCCCTGCACCTATCA GCTATGAGCCCCTGCCTCCCCCACGACCAGCAGCTATAGCAGCTCCTGTATGGCAAGACAGAACCATCGCCTCAGCAAAACTACGGCTCTTGGAGTACTCTGCTTTTATGGAGAtccagagagacagggagacg TATAAACACCTTTTCGTACTCATTGGCCCATCAAACCCTGGCTACAGTGACCCCGTATTGGAGTCCATAGATGTGAGGCAGATTTATGACAAGTTCTCCGAGAAGAAAGGAGGCCTGAAGGAGCTATATGAAAAAGGGCCACACAACGCATTCTTCCTCGTCAAGTTCTGG GCGGACCTGAGCAGCGACATCGAGGAGGGCGCTGGTGTGTTCTACGGTGTGAGCAGCCAGTACAGTGGTACAGAAAACATCACCATCAGTGTCTCAACGAAGGTCTGCTCCTTTGGCAAACAGGTGGTCGAGAAGGTTGAG ACAGAATATGCACACATGGAAGGGGGAAAGTATGTGTTCCGCATCAATCGTTCACCCATGTGTGAATATATGATCAACTTCATCCACAAGCTCAAACACCTGCCAGAGAAATACATGATGAACAGTGTACTGGAAAACTTCACCAtcctacag GTGGTGTCCAACAGAGAAACTCAGGAGACTCTGCTGTGCATCGCCTTTGTGTTCGAAGTGTCCACCAGTGAACATGGTGCACAGTACCATGTTTATCGACTAGTTAATGACTAG
- the tead3a gene encoding transcriptional enhancer factor TEF-5 isoform X1 → MYGRNELIARYIKLRTGKTRTRKQVSSHIQVLARKRVREYQTSIKAMNLDQVSKDKALQTVANLSSAQIVSASVMKPQTPFPPPVRFWPGPMPGQPGHSQDIKPFAQPPYTTLPAAVPAPISYEPLPPPRPAAIAAPVWQDRTIASAKLRLLEYSAFMEIQRDRETYKHLFVLIGPSNPGYSDPVLESIDVRQIYDKFSEKKGGLKELYEKGPHNAFFLVKFWADLSSDIEEGAGVFYGVSSQYSGTENITISVSTKVCSFGKQVVEKVETEYAHMEGGKYVFRINRSPMCEYMINFIHKLKHLPEKYMMNSVLENFTILQVVSNRETQETLLCIAFVFEVSTSEHGAQYHVYRLVND, encoded by the exons ATGTATG GTCGAAATGAGCTGATAGCTCGCTATATCAAGCTACGAACAGGGAAGACGCGCACACGCAAACAG GTGTCTAGTCACATTCAGGTTCTGGCACGTAAGAGGGTACGAGAATACCAGACCAGCATCAAG GCCATGAACTTG GACCAGGTATCCAAAGACAAAGCATTGCAGACAGTAGCCAATCTCTCATCAGCTCAGATTGTGTCTGCTAGTGTAATGAAACCCCAGACTCCGTTTCCACCACCAGtcaga TTTTGGCCCGGCCCTATGCCAGGACAGCCTGGACATTCTCAGGA CATCAAGCCCTTTGCACAGccaccatacactacactaccAGCCGCTGTCCCTGCACCTATCA GCTATGAGCCCCTGCCTCCCCCACGACCAGCAGCTATAGCAGCTCCTGTATGGCAAGACAGAACCATCGCCTCAGCAAAACTACGGCTCTTGGAGTACTCTGCTTTTATGGAGAtccagagagacagggagacg TATAAACACCTTTTCGTACTCATTGGCCCATCAAACCCTGGCTACAGTGACCCCGTATTGGAGTCCATAGATGTGAGGCAGATTTATGACAAGTTCTCCGAGAAGAAAGGAGGCCTGAAGGAGCTATATGAAAAAGGGCCACACAACGCATTCTTCCTCGTCAAGTTCTGG GCGGACCTGAGCAGCGACATCGAGGAGGGCGCTGGTGTGTTCTACGGTGTGAGCAGCCAGTACAGTGGTACAGAAAACATCACCATCAGTGTCTCAACGAAGGTCTGCTCCTTTGGCAAACAGGTGGTCGAGAAGGTTGAG ACAGAATATGCACACATGGAAGGGGGAAAGTATGTGTTCCGCATCAATCGTTCACCCATGTGTGAATATATGATCAACTTCATCCACAAGCTCAAACACCTGCCAGAGAAATACATGATGAACAGTGTACTGGAAAACTTCACCAtcctacag GTGGTGTCCAACAGAGAAACTCAGGAGACTCTGCTGTGCATCGCCTTTGTGTTCGAAGTGTCCACCAGTGAACATGGTGCACAGTACCATGTTTATCGACTAGTTAATGACTAG